One region of Chlorobiota bacterium genomic DNA includes:
- a CDS encoding pyrroloquinoline quinone biosynthesis protein PqqB codes for MDHPSPFLTLLGVAQDGGVPQAGAHWHPAWGDRQLRRHAACLGITDPATNQRWMIECTPDFREQLHHLCTLSPPDSSPLLSGIAISHAHVGHYAGLIHLGREAMGARGLPLMVMPRMAEFLEQNAPWEMLIREGSVRIVMMEPNRATPLGQRVRITPILVPHRDEYSETVGFVVAGPERSVLFLPDIDRWELLDRWGTTIEEIIAAVDVAFLDATFFDRAELPGRDMTLIPHPTIAESMERFAGLPATERRKIRFIHLNHTNPALDPNSAARRRIEEAGFGVAEEGERVSI; via the coding sequence ATGGATCATCCATCCCCCTTCCTCACCCTTCTTGGCGTTGCTCAAGATGGTGGCGTTCCGCAGGCGGGGGCGCATTGGCATCCGGCTTGGGGGGACCGCCAGCTACGCCGCCACGCCGCTTGCCTGGGAATTACTGACCCCGCCACCAATCAGCGGTGGATGATTGAGTGCACCCCCGATTTCCGCGAACAACTCCATCACCTTTGCACGCTTTCCCCGCCCGATTCTTCGCCGCTACTTTCCGGTATCGCCATTTCCCACGCACACGTTGGCCATTACGCAGGGCTGATTCACTTGGGCCGCGAGGCAATGGGCGCACGCGGGCTGCCGCTGATGGTGATGCCACGAATGGCGGAATTTCTGGAACAAAATGCCCCGTGGGAGATGCTCATTCGGGAGGGAAGCGTGAGGATTGTGATGATGGAGCCAAACCGCGCAACGCCGTTGGGCCAGCGGGTACGCATCACCCCGATCTTGGTCCCGCATCGGGATGAGTATTCGGAGACGGTTGGGTTTGTGGTGGCTGGTCCCGAGCGGAGCGTGCTTTTCTTGCCAGACATTGACCGGTGGGAACTGCTGGACCGCTGGGGAACCACGATTGAAGAGATCATCGCCGCGGTGGATGTGGCATTCCTTGATGCCACCTTCTTTGACCGAGCCGAGCTTCCGGGCCGCGACATGACGTTGATCCCACACCCGACCATCGCCGAAAGTATGGAGCGTTTTGCGGGATTGCCAGCAACCGAGCGGAGAAAAATCCGGTTCATCCATCTGAACCACACGAACCCCGCGCTGGACCCCAACAGCGCGGCGCGCCGAAGAATTGAAGAAGCAGGGTTCGGCGTTGCGGAAGAAGGGGAGAGGGTGAGTATCTAA
- a CDS encoding cysteine desulfurase, whose amino-acid sequence MIATDLAPLDVAALRQDFPILQRVVRGKQLVYLDNAATTQKPQQVIEAIGRYYAETNSNVHRGVHYLSEQATLHYEGARRKVAQFLNAESEREIIFTRGTTEAINLVAASFGRKFLREGDEVLLTEMEHHSNIVPWQIACELSGATLRVVPINDDGELMMDQFRQMLSPKTKLVAAVHLSNALGTINPAREIVELAHSVGAYALLDGAQAVSHLPVDVRALDADFYAFSGHKIFGPTGIGVLYGKAALLESMPPYQGGGDMIRSVSFQRTIYNDIPYKFEAGTPHIAGAIGLAAALEYVQEIGLQRIAAWEHELLEYGTSLLQEIPGLRIIGTARQKSSVLSFVLESAHPHDIGTIIDNDGVAIRTGHHCAEPVMHRFGVPATARASVAFYNTREELRALARAIHNVNRLFS is encoded by the coding sequence CTTGCCCCGCTTGATGTTGCAGCCCTGCGCCAGGATTTCCCGATCCTGCAACGCGTTGTGCGTGGCAAACAGCTGGTCTATCTGGACAACGCTGCAACCACCCAGAAGCCGCAGCAGGTGATTGAGGCTATCGGCCGTTACTACGCCGAAACCAACTCCAACGTCCACCGCGGGGTCCATTACCTTAGCGAGCAGGCGACGCTTCACTACGAAGGCGCGCGGCGGAAGGTCGCCCAATTCTTGAATGCCGAAAGCGAGCGCGAGATCATTTTCACACGCGGAACAACCGAGGCGATCAACCTTGTTGCGGCATCGTTCGGGCGGAAATTTTTGCGCGAGGGGGATGAGGTTCTTCTGACAGAGATGGAGCATCACTCCAACATCGTCCCGTGGCAGATTGCTTGCGAGCTATCCGGCGCAACCCTTCGCGTTGTGCCAATCAACGACGACGGCGAGCTGATGATGGACCAGTTCCGCCAGATGCTAAGCCCAAAGACGAAGCTGGTGGCCGCCGTCCATTTGTCGAACGCGTTGGGAACCATCAATCCGGCACGGGAGATTGTGGAGCTTGCCCATTCCGTTGGCGCGTACGCACTGCTGGACGGGGCGCAAGCCGTTAGCCATTTGCCGGTTGATGTCCGCGCGTTGGATGCCGATTTCTATGCATTCAGCGGCCATAAAATTTTTGGACCAACGGGGATTGGAGTTCTGTACGGGAAAGCCGCGCTGTTAGAGTCCATGCCCCCGTATCAAGGTGGCGGCGATATGATCCGGTCCGTCAGTTTCCAGCGAACGATCTACAACGACATCCCCTACAAGTTCGAGGCCGGAACGCCCCACATCGCAGGGGCAATCGGCCTTGCCGCAGCGTTGGAGTACGTACAGGAAATCGGGCTGCAGCGGATTGCGGCTTGGGAGCATGAGCTGTTGGAGTACGGAACAAGCCTGCTTCAGGAAATCCCTGGGCTGCGGATTATCGGAACGGCGCGGCAGAAATCAAGCGTCCTATCGTTCGTGCTGGAAAGCGCGCACCCGCACGACATCGGCACCATCATTGATAACGATGGCGTTGCAATCCGCACCGGACACCACTGTGCCGAGCCGGTGATGCACCGGTTTGGCGTTCCGGCAACGGCGCGGGCCTCGGTGGCATTCTACAACACCCGCGAAGAGCTTCGCGCGCTTGCGCGTGCAATCCATAACGTCAACCGGCTTTTCTCCTAA
- a CDS encoding DUF59 domain-containing protein: MADTDLSTLPEQPAPPAPAAIPATLNLTFDPEQIKQLVIDVLRTVYDPEIPVDIYELGLIYDISVEPPGNVHVLMTLTAPACPVAGSLPGEVEEKLMQTPGITNATVELTWEPAWDRHLMSEEAKLTLGLW, encoded by the coding sequence ATGGCCGATACCGATTTATCAACTTTGCCAGAGCAACCGGCCCCGCCGGCACCGGCAGCGATACCCGCAACGCTGAATCTGACGTTCGATCCCGAGCAGATTAAGCAGCTTGTGATTGATGTGCTGCGGACGGTCTATGACCCAGAAATCCCCGTTGACATCTACGAGCTTGGGCTGATTTACGACATCAGCGTGGAGCCGCCCGGGAACGTCCACGTGCTGATGACCCTGACCGCGCCCGCCTGCCCCGTTGCCGGAAGCCTCCCCGGAGAAGTGGAGGAAAAGCTGATGCAGACGCCCGGCATCACCAACGCCACGGTGGAGCTAACGTGGGAACCAGCGTGGGACCGCCACCTGATGTCGGAAGAAGCAAAACTGACGTTAGGGTTGTGGTAG
- a CDS encoding Rrf2 family transcriptional regulator, translated as MKFSTQEEYGIRCLLRIARAGDGASLTIPEISQAEGLSDANVAKLLRILRLGGFVEATRGRVGGYSLARQPEAIPISEVLHVLGGKLVEDDFCEAYSGGSGKLCVHAIDCTIFSLWETIQRAVNQALENVTLGDMIPRTPEDLQPHRSSFLPELPTISKA; from the coding sequence ATGAAATTCAGCACTCAGGAAGAATATGGCATACGCTGCTTGCTCCGAATCGCCCGCGCGGGGGATGGAGCCAGCCTGACCATTCCTGAAATCAGCCAAGCCGAGGGATTGTCGGATGCGAACGTGGCAAAGCTGTTGCGAATTTTGCGGCTGGGGGGATTTGTGGAAGCCACCCGCGGGCGCGTGGGGGGATATTCGCTGGCACGCCAACCGGAAGCGATTCCAATCTCGGAAGTGCTGCACGTTCTTGGCGGGAAGCTGGTGGAGGATGATTTCTGCGAAGCATACAGCGGCGGCAGCGGCAAGCTGTGCGTGCACGCCATTGATTGCACCATCTTTTCCTTGTGGGAAACCATCCAACGCGCTGTGAACCAGGCACTGGAGAACGTCACTCTGGGTGACATGATCCCACGCACCCCAGAGGACCTGCAGCCGCACCGAAGCTCGTTCCTGCCGGAACTTCCCACCATCTCCAAAGCATAA
- a CDS encoding SUF system NifU family Fe-S cluster assembly protein, with protein MNDLRDLYQEIILDHNRNPRNFRAIEGATLTLEGHNPLCGDRYTVYLLLDGDVVKDISFTGAGCAISKASASVMTSLLKGKTRAEAEALFQQFHHVATGADAVGEEELESLGKLGAFAGVREFPMRVKCATLAWHTMHNGLEGKHEAATTE; from the coding sequence ATGAACGACCTGCGTGATTTATACCAAGAGATCATCTTGGACCACAACCGGAACCCGCGCAACTTCAGGGCAATCGAAGGCGCGACCCTGACCCTTGAGGGGCACAACCCACTGTGCGGCGACCGGTACACCGTTTATCTGCTGCTGGATGGCGACGTTGTGAAGGACATCAGTTTCACCGGAGCCGGCTGCGCCATTAGCAAGGCATCGGCCTCGGTGATGACCTCGCTTCTGAAAGGGAAAACACGCGCCGAAGCCGAAGCATTGTTCCAGCAATTCCACCATGTGGCCACCGGGGCGGATGCCGTTGGCGAGGAAGAGCTGGAGTCGCTTGGGAAGCTGGGGGCATTTGCCGGCGTGCGCGAGTTCCCGATGCGGGTAAAATGCGCCACCCTTGCCTGGCACACCATGCACAACGGATTGGAAGGAAAGCACGAAGCAGCAACCACCGAGTAG